In Lycium ferocissimum isolate CSIRO_LF1 chromosome 11, AGI_CSIRO_Lferr_CH_V1, whole genome shotgun sequence, a single genomic region encodes these proteins:
- the LOC132038137 gene encoding uncharacterized protein LOC132038137, giving the protein MAARLNPLLPKIISDNQSGFTKGRSITKNILLAQENIHSIDKKKLGDFRGFSMPPQGPITHLAYAYDVMIFSSESKKSLELILHQLKNYEKCCGQLINKEKIYFLVAPKTSSLNIQRIKSITGRKYATFNDMVNKIVRKITGWQGKLLSIGGRNILIKHVLQSQPIHLLVAIEPSKTVFEDIETYMARFFWGTTEGKKRYHWSSW; this is encoded by the exons atGGCTGCTAGACTCAATCCTTTACttcctaaaattatttcagaTAATCAGAGTGGATTCACCAAGGGCAGGTCGATcactaaaaatattttattagctCAAGAGAATATTCACTCCATTGATAAAAAGAAATTAGGAG ATTTCAGAGGCTTCAGCATGCCACCTCAAGGACCTATTACACATTtagcatatgcatatgatgttatgatattCTCTTCAGAGAGTAAGAAATCACTTGAGTTGATTCTTCATCAGCTTAAGAATTATGAAAAATGCTGTGGACAACTCATCAACAAggagaaaatttattttttggttgCTCCTAAAACTAGCAGTTTGAATATACAAAGGATTAAGAGTATCACAG GCAGAAAATATGCTACCTTTAATGATATGGTCAACAAAATTGTCAGAAAAATCACTGGATGGCAAGGTAAATTATTGTCTATTGGAGGCAGGAATATTCTGATAAAGCATGTTCTTCAATCACAACCTATACACTTGCTTGTTGCTATTGAACCTTCAAAAACAGTTTTCGAAGATATTGAGACCTATATGGCTAGGTTTTTTTGGGGTACTACTGAGGGTAAAAAGAGATACCATTGGAGCTCATGGTAG